In Onychostoma macrolepis isolate SWU-2019 chromosome 17, ASM1243209v1, whole genome shotgun sequence, the DNA window tatatatatatatatatatatatataaaatatacagtcaaaccaatatttattcagaaaccttcaacatttctcagtttatttgctgtagtttagaaaatggtaataaaatatgaaaagaactcagagttaaactgcgtcagaacaaattaatcttgataataactttgatagaaaggtatgtaatgaattggGTCGAATatctgtcagctgttaaatttaagaaccAGTTACCAAgaaatgcttcattttgttcagtctgtgtttaaaaacatcacattagcaattaaagaaaaacacttcagTAAAACATGCTCCGctcaaagtgtctgaatcatTTGTGCTCCCACATTTTACTgctagtccactgtatgaagaatatttgggtataatatgtcacagtttactttattttgctattctcacttacataaatgaactatagtgtcctgcacacACTAGTAAAACAAATCTAACATTATATCTGGAGTCTGAATagtttttggtttgactgtatataattatatgcaGAACCACAGTTTAAAAAATAGGACGCTTTTAGGAAAACCTTTTAGTTTTTTGCATGCGAGGTTGTTTCTTAAATCGTTTGTAGGAACATTTTGGACACATTCAGGATCTTTCCGTGCTCAAGTTTCTAACCGAGGCTCCTGTGAACCTGTGACTGACAGTGAGCTGAAGAGTACCGCTGCTCGGAGAGATCCAGATGATACGGCACGTACGACAGATCCTCCGACTGCCACATCTGCATGTTGAGGATGACGAAGGGCGGCGGGCCGTGACAGAAGAACCTCTGACCGAACTCTCTCAGACCCTcacacctgaaacacacacacagacatgagCCAGAAGATCAGATCACAGCCATCAGCCTCTGAGAAACACTGAGGAACATCTCACTCCAGCTCTTCACAGAGCTCCAGCCGCGGGCAGAAGAACTCGTCCAGCGCAGACTGGATGGGATCCTTATCTGGAAGCTCATGAGGAGGACTGAGAGAAACACAGACAGAGATACAGATGAGAATCATCTCACACACGTCTGGCAGACGCTCTTCACCATTCATGACCAAACTCTGCCGTCACACTCAATCTCCTGCATGTTTAGAGTGttttatccagtaaaagctcttGTACAAGCGTCCAGCTTCAGCTGCTGCTTCTCGTGTCAAATATCAATAACTGCAGTCATatctccagatgaacacttactggactgaagcagctcagctttacttgattctccatcaatcattttctagaaaaatcagtgcgtctcaaatctgatcatgtttggatcatttcagtctcgtcttactaagacatattacTGGAGATATGAGCGGCCGctgatatttagatcattttatgtcaGCATCTGCTCTACTGTAGAATCTTCTCACCAAATTGCatttttctttgaataaaactgagctgttttttcctccatattctcactgtATCAGACTATATATGAACCATAGAAGCCTGATGATCACacatgtgtccctgcagcacagaagcagtcataagcagcacaggtatatttgtagcaatagccaacaatacattgtatgggtcaaaattatccatttttctttaatgccaaaaatcattaggatattaagatcatgttccatgaagatatttagtgaatttcctaccgcaaacttaatttttgattagtaatatgcattgctaagaactgcatttggacaaatttaaaggtgattttctcaatgtttagtttttttgcaccctcagattttcaaatattgtcctaacaaaccatacagcaatggaaagattatttattcagcgtTCAGATGGTGTATACATCtcaaattgacccttatgatggtgttgtggtccagggtcacatacgaTGCTTTAGGTTTAGTCAGACGCACTTGACGCTGATGGTCTGGCGCAGGTGCTCCTGGAAGCGGTTGGGGCAGCTCCAGCTGGAGCACCAGCTCTCCTGCATGCTGGACATCAGGTTCTCCAGGTTCTTGGTGAAGTTCTCGTGCTCGTTGCCGAACAGGTCGATCTCCAGCGCCGTGTGGTGGATCTCGGAGCGGTACTGCCGCTTGGACATGCGGTCCCAGATCCACAGCATCTTGACGGTGGTGTACTCGCAGCAGTCCATCAGGTGGAGGAAGTGCTGGACGAAGCGCCTGCCCAGGAACAGGCCCAGCTCTCTGGGGAAGCTGTGGTTGTCTCTCAGGATGACGTAGAGGAGCATGAGGAAGCCGTCGATGGTGCAGGTGTTCTTCAGGTTGATCTCGACGTACAGCGGCGTGCAGGCGATGGCTTTGCGTCCCGCTCTGATGGGGAACACGCCGCCCCACGGCAGAACCGGCCGCCAGAACGAGCGCTCGCCCTCCGCGTTATTATTGATGGAGGCGCGGATCTCCTCGAACAGCGTCTTGGTCCTGTCAGAACAAGACAACTGACTGTGAGGTGAAGTAGCAAAGggaaaatcaaatttaaaaaattaataaaaaaaaaaaaaaagcaagatttattaacaaaaaaagaacaataaagTTGtttaacatacactaccagtaaaaaattgtatgttttttttaaagaagtctcttctgctctccaagcctgcatttatttgatccaaagtacagagaaaactgtaaaattttgaaatatttttactatttaaaacagctgttttctatgtgaatatgtgttaaactgtaatttatttctgtgatgcgcagctgtattttcagcatcattactgcagtcttcagcgtcacatgatcttcagaaatcattctaatatgctgatttgctgctcgagaaacattcctgattattattatcatcaattctttgatgaagaaagatccaaagatcagatttatctgaaataaaaagtttttgtaacattacacactacaccattcaaaagcttggagtcagtatatttaaatcattatatatttattaattaaattatgaaattatagaatttaatactttttagttagcaaggatgcattaaatagatcaaaagtgatttataatgttacagaatatttctatttcagataaacgctgttcttctgaactttctattcatcaaagaaacctgaaaaaaattctactcaACCGTTTtcagcataataataataataataataataataataataataaatgttttttgagcagcaaattagaatattattatgatttctgaaggatcgtgtgacactgaagactggagtaatgagtAATTTaagtcacagaaataaattacattttaacccTTGTGCGTTCTTCGGGGTCTTTTTGACCCGCAAATGACGTTTGctaaattttaaacaatttttctctttttccaaATGGCATGAGACTTTGTACGGTGGTCAACACTTTCTagatctacaaataaaaaataaaattggaatgatttcttgattttatgttagTGTGAAAAAAACAGTTACActtatggtctttggggtctctagagaacaaaatgtaatttattaacaaaatatatatattttttaaaacaaatgtaattttactctgtttattaatgtttttactgcacatttgtgtagtttttggaagacttatgatatattttaaatttatataaataaattaaaatacatttttatataggtttttatacaaaaaacagctttttatgtaaaattcacttcataaaagacccacatttctaactttcattcatggggacaacatggatcatttgacatggtttagtgtaaaatttttgaccatattttggaaattacagtttcaaaagtaaaaaattataatttttaccactagatggctgcagagctccactatttgctatttgaccaactgaaagatatcttttcacaagtttttttcagttggattcatatctacatattgtgaaattacaattctaacaataaaaatcatttttgtcaaagttttgcatttttagaactgaaaaaaatcaaattttcaataatgttacattatgatttGAATCAAACCTCAACAAGATGTTACAAAGAGAAAGGTTGGAGTCTTTagagtttatcatttatttcaatcatctgtttttcatataattttaagtgtgtgtgtgtgtgtgcgtgcgttcGTGTGCATTGTCGATGTGTCAGtgtcaccaatttatttttgtggtggttttgcattttggattattttatttgaagagaCCCTGCATAGAAAATGGACAAAATTCATCCTCAAAATCAGAAacaacacagaacacacatggaCAGAAATGAAGTGGCACACTTCCAACATTGCAAAATGATCatgctgtgaacacacacacagtcacacacacaaacacagaggaaTACATTTGtgagactaaaaaaaaactgctcttttataatttgtcaaataaaataatgcgaAATGCAGagccaccacaaaaataaattggtgatACTGACACATcgacagtgcacacacacacaatcacccCTCCCcccccgcacacacacacacacacactttgaaaattatatgaaacacagatgattgaaataaatgatgaacTCTAAAGACTCCAACCTTTCTCTTTGTAACATCTTGTTGAGGTTTGATTCaaatcataatgtaacattattgaaaatttgatttttttcagttctaaaaTGCAAAACTTTGTGATTTTCACAATATGTAGATATGAatccaactgaaaaaaacttgtgaaaagatatctttcagttggtcaaatagcaaatagtggagctctgcagccatctagtggtaaaaatgatcatttttacttttgaaactgcaatttccaaaatatgggcaaaaattttacactaaaccatgtcaaatgatccatgttatccccatgaatgaaagttagaaatgtgggtcttttattaagtgaaatttacataaaaagctgttttttgtataaaaacctatataaaaaatattttttaatttatatcaatttaaaaaaatatcataaatcctccaaaaactacacaaatgtggagtaaaaacattaataaatagagtaaaattacattggtttaaaaaaaacccaattattttgctacaaaattacattttgtctccagagaccccaaagaccataagtgcacaacccaaaatgaagaccgcacaagggttaaaatatattcaaatagaaagcagttattttaaatagtaaaaatatttcacaatattactgcttttgctgtactttggatcaaataaatgcaggcttgctgagcagaagagacttctttaaaaaaccttactgttcaaaaacgtttgactggtagtgtaggcAGACAGGCGTAACAAACAAAACTAGTTTAGTACTAACTTACCTCAAACACccaaaagaaaagagaaatcaACAACATATAACTTCCTTTAGCTCTCTAACGCTTCCAAACACAGGGATGCAAGTAGAATCCAAAGAGAAAGGCACTCTCTCCCTACAGCTTTCCTTTTCAATCACAGCAATATACAGAAAAAGAATACATTATCTGCTACTTATCTTTAGCTTTTCAACAAAGCAGGAACAGGATCAGGTTTTCTCTCCAGACACACGCAGCTCACTACTGAAGCACTGTTTAATAAGACACGCAGCGAATGGCTAAAACATGCTACATTTTGATTTGCTTTTGAGCTTTTAGTCTATGTTTCTTCCAGATCACGTCTCTTCTTTCAGAtttgtggaaagaaaacatccaaaatacacatttaagagtttattttatttataaaaagtttataaaactTTATCTTTGCACTTTATCTTTTtgcatctgtagatttcaatcTCAATCAACATCTTCTTTTATTCTGAAGGTTCGTTCATATTccattcacacttttttttacatgacattttactcctaaaaacatggtaaattgtgtttgttaacagtaTTTTGTATGAATACCTGCTTCTGccattgtattaatttttttttttttaaagtaaccaagtttttatctcagaattctgagtttacattattttttttgttgttttttttccaccatggaataaaaaaaggtaattttacttcatatcttacaattctgactttttatctaATTATTCAGTGTTTATGTCGCAGAATTAAGAGGACAAAAGTCCAAATTGTGAttaccttttcatttttattaaattttttatttaatcccATGGCAAAAACAAGCTACCATAATTGTCTTATTTATGGAGTGATTAaacctctgtaaaaacctttaactctAATATGTCAGCAAAACACAGATTCTGGTCATGTATGCAAATAGGTGCATATTTAATCAGATTAATGCATCATTTGGATGTTTAAACAGAACAtgtcaaaaaaacaattgtcttcatgtactgtgattaatcaaCCTTGGATCGTAACATAAAGTGATGTATATTACTTCAAATGTCTTACCCTACATTCGCCTGTAGAGTCCTACTTTGATAAATAATAGTATAAGTACTACAATTTAATACGTTTAAACCCCAACACTTCGAATAATGAGCTAATACTCagagtttaagaagtttaaaaggTTATCTCGATATCAGAAATCTGGCTGATAACTCATTCATATTCATTCTAGTCAACAAATGAGCAAAAACTGCACTTGATTAATGGACATAATTATTGTTTCTGCACTTGTGTTGTTGCACATAGGCAGCAGCAGGTCTGTATTAATGAAGCAGAGTACTGTAATGATCGTGTGTGTGTTCGTTCACCTGTCCGAGTGTGAGATGAAGCTCTGCAGCTCCTCAGAATCTGTTAAAGAGCAGAAATCTCTCTCCATAATGTTCCGCACGTCTTCATCTCAGCGCAACCAACATGGCATCTGTTTACCAGCTCAGCGCCCCGCCCACTCAGAGCCACGCACGGACGCGTCACGCACGCAGCGCTGAACAAGCCCCGCCCACTCGCGCTCTTTCAGCGTGAGCGAAATCTTTCTTTTGGACCATTTAGACTATTTTTGAACAACGAACGCGTCATTAAAGGCGATTATGACAAATATAAATCACAACTAATCAAATACTGAGAAAAACATAAGAATATGTATCGAAAAAGCATTTCGATAAGCCAACTGCATATTTAAGGCTTTGTAGTAACTCACAAATTTTATCTTAACGTTACTCTTGAGTCTTTTGTCCATTTACATTTGTATAATAAAGCATTTTCCACGTATATTAggtaaatgtgtaattaaattaaattcgacctctttaaaaaaaaaactttatcaaCTCTTTAGTAAATCGCTTTGGattaaagcgtctgctaaatgtaactgtaaaacACCTTACCGGAgtcgggtttttttttttttttttttttttttacaaaaatatgtaatgacAAAAGACATAAATTATGTATGCATGcgaaaatatttcaaattaaaaatgatatattttttaaataaatcactttaTTAGCACGCGCGGTAGTTTGGCGCGCTCTTGTGGCGGAAGTCTGTCACGGTGATCAGAAAAAATCGCTCCAAAAACTTTTTAGACTCGAAGAAATTCGCTTTTGTCGTCTCGCTTCGGTTTCAGAGTTTTACTCGCAGGATTCCGCCTTCACTTCGCCGTTTTTCTGAATGAACGTCTTTATCATCGCCTCAGTAAAGTTTCCTGAGGGAATTCGGTACATCCGGGACTCTGGCGTCCCTGGATACAGCGAGCTCGGTGTAAACAAACCGGAGAAGTTCGCCGTGTGAGAGACTGATTTACTGTAATATATATCCACACGTGATTTATTTGAGATAGTACGCTGTAGATGTGCTGTTGCAGGTGATATGGAGGTTTCTGCGGGGGATGTCTTTCGTTCTGGAGCCTCTGAGAGTCCGCGGACCCTGGATCCGGTCAGTAATACTCAAACATACTCAAACATACTCGTACACATCCCTCAGAAAGCCTTCAGTCAGCATGCTGTCCTCCATCTGTTCAGGATCCTCATGAGAAGAACTGTCCAGCAGATCAAGGTCTGTCATCATCATCACATCAGCTATCATCAAGTGTTAATTATCAATCACATGACTAATTAAAAGTGTGAAACATATAGgtgtaaaaaaaactgttttgtgaatttagtatttttttttacgttgTTTAGAgcataagaagaagaaaaaaaaagcaaaaggaaaaataataattttgaaaatgatattttattcatatggTATGCTATGTCCTCTGTAGAGGACTCCAGGactcaattaaataaataaataaaaagacatgaaTAGGAAAAAACAATggattctttaaaataaaactctccatagatttcatcctaaaagtgtACGTACGCACAAAAGACAGATTGTGCGTGCGCATAAAAGttttcagatttaatttaatatccttgttatgttttagaataaatatatcaaaatatccataaaaacaaaactgtttaaaatagttatCAGATGAATATTTTAGAATCAGGTTGATCTCATTGTTTAACACCGGCCAAATAgaatttaaactgttttaaacaattcaaatcaaattaaatttatgcAGTTTTGCTGATAAggtgaacatttatttattatgtgtatatatatatatatatacacacacatacagtatatattttgaaaatatttacatgtttttacatgtctatatttatataatttatattatatataaatatatttaatatataaacataacatatttttcttaaatatatacatgcatgtgtgtgtatttatatatatatatatatatacataataaatatacacagcatacacacacatatattatgtataaacaaaaacctttattttggatgtgattaattgtttgacagcactaatatattccgattataaaaatgtaagaaagagatgcttctttaaagaacctttgaccgaatagttctttgtggaaccaaaaatggttcttttatggcatcgcatcgctgtgaagaaccttttaagcacctttatttttaagagtgtatgaaAAGCTTATATAAATAAACGTGACTAGAAAGCACTGAACAGGCCGGAGGGTGTTTGTGAGGTTTGTGTCTGTGAGGGTCATCGTCTGCTGTGTGATGATGGTGTTCCAGTGTCCGTGGATCGTATGGACATCACCAAGGGCTGTCTGGATGATATTTCTCGCCCGGCCTCCGGTGAGATCAGAAGACTGAGTCGAGATCGTCCCAGATCTCTGGAGGTGCTCAGTCCTGACGTCACACACGCAGAGGTAGAGAAACTCCTTCATCACGTCTTCTGAGCGTCTGGAGACGGAGAGAACTAACGCTGTCTGTCTCCTAAAGCAGGTTCAGACTGATCTTACAGCAGAAAACAGCTCTGATCAAGGTAAGCATCAGCAATTCAAcaaagaaagcatcgcatttaTGGCTTCTCCTCTGAAAAGCTCCATAGAGGACAGCTGCTCAATCTCAAGATTAAAGTATATGatctttttgttttaatcttaAAGTTTTAGAAACgttgtagtgtgttttttttatcgtttatattagttttttaaatatgccTACCTACAGtagttattatattttttattttagttgcaGTTATTTTAGTACCTCAAGTCAAGATACTATTATAgcattagattttatttttataaaatatataagtaatttaattaaataaaatcatatttaattttagtgaatgttttagtaatttttattagtttttgttgtttgaatgtgtttgtctatatagtttttcttaattattattttagttttagtttcagttattttactacatcaagttaaactaaataacaATTAGAAATGCTGCCTTATCAACTAGttgaaatttaatattttatttaatttcatttaacatttattttttcaagtaatgatttttttgtttgttttagttaaccAATATAACCctgcatcaaattaaattaaaggaaattagaaatgttgtaagaaataatatatatatatatatattctttttttttatttatttttacaaatttttaattaacatattttttatttcaagtaatgactttttaaatgactttcattaaaaatgattttagttttaattgtagttttagttaacaataacaaaccTGTCAACATCTGCTACTCATGAAATTTACAATAAATCctggaaataaaatattaataaataaataaaataaagagtacactgtaaaaaataaattaagttgtaaataaaacaaatattattggatgttttattagaaaatgcaatttaatttttttctactTGAAAAGTTCAGGTTTAGTTCAGTGTttcttgccatttctttgtaactgtttttgaaatttactagcaatttcagagtgaaaattgtttccacaccattttttttgtgttgagaACTCTTTATGGATAAATTAAACATAACCCTGGGCATCTTTTGCTGCGGAGAACATGGTGGCTATGCTGGTGCAGCAGTTAGACCAGCACTAAACCTGCATAAACCAGCTTAGACCAGCGGCTTAAGTCTCATGTCTTGAGTGCAGgacattttatatttctattattcAGGCATTCTACTGATTATTTCACAGAAGAGTCCGATGAAGAAAATGAAGCTCCGACGTTGAGAAAAtccataaagaaaatgaagagcTTGGACCGGATTCTGGCTCTGAAGGCGTCAGCGGAGAGAGAGGTGAAGCAGAGAGGAAAGGAGCAGCACCAGAGACTCTGGCAGGAGCTTCAGGTGCGTCTGTAGATCAAACACATCAGCGCTTCATTCAGACGTCTGCGTGCTGTACTCACACTGACACACGTTACAGACCGCGAGTCTCAGGATGAGCAGCAACGAGACGGAGAACACCAGACGCTTTCTGGCACTAACTCCCAACAACTGTGAGCAGATTAAACCTAAATAATGTTCATTATGTACATATACAGtgcgtgcataattattaggcacattgatattctgatcatattttttttttcaagcatattttaccaattccaaaccaataactactattaattttgtatttaataatttataattgatatataattgtccatgatggctggaagtgaaaaactcACTTATATTCAGctgtgcataattattaggcaggttttctttaaCATGTGTCTTTTCTGCTCCGactgttttttctgaccgtgctgacccaTTGAGCATTTCGCTGTCCAaaggtcatgccttaactttgcaaATTCTAGTATTGCGTCCTTCTCATGGGCacgcactgtatatatatatatatatatatatatatatatatatatatatatatatatataaaagataaaaataagatTTACACGGCATGATTTAGATGCATGATCAAATGTGTGTTATTTGTGAAGTTAAATGATTCAGTCTTAATGCACCTCAGATCAGGACTGTGATGAAGTGGATTTCGTCCCTGTGTTTGAGACTGAAGTTCTCGATCTGATGAGAGACATGATCACGAGACACGAGACGGAAGGTAAAGCACTGAAACATCATTCTAAACCTGTGCAATCATTTCTGAAACGCTGTCACTGTTTCAGTTCTTAAAGAATGTGAAAAAAactggtgtagaaacaattttcactcataaattttacaaatatttacaaagaaatgttgaattaaacatgtttttttgaaGTTGAAAGACTGAAATACTATTTTCTTGTACAACATATTCCGGTAATCTTTCTTTAGAGTTTTTTTAGAAAGATTGTAGAGTTAAAATTGACtttagcttaaaaaaaaaaaaagttaattatttgaaaatgaatctgAGTGAATTTCACACAAACCAGTAAAGACATTCACAGCTCATATTTCACTATTAAatctcttttatttatatagtactttaCTAATTGCTGCATTAAAAATCAGTAGTTATAACTTCAAAAGGAATACAAAGTAAGAAActatatttttcataaacaaTATGACACCTGTTCTTTGCATTATCGTGACATTAAAATTCAGTAAagtcatatttatttctataatgcTTT includes these proteins:
- the c17h14orf28 gene encoding uncharacterized protein C14orf28 homolog; this encodes MERDFCSLTDSEELQSFISHSDRTKTLFEEIRASINNNAEGERSFWRPVLPWGGVFPIRAGRKAIACTPLYVEINLKNTCTIDGFLMLLYVILRDNHSFPRELGLFLGRRFVQHFLHLMDCCEYTTVKMLWIWDRMSKRQYRSEIHHTALEIDLFGNEHENFTKNLENLMSSMQESWCSSWSCPNRFQEHLRQTISVNPPHELPDKDPIQSALDEFFCPRLELCEELECEGLREFGQRFFCHGPPPFVILNMQMWQSEDLSYVPYHLDLSEQRYSLEGATLFNRDEHHYSAAFQIDGFWMHYDGLRSDNLVLLNKPPEFLLLSSLVYIRTTER